In the Leptotrichia sp. oral taxon 223 genome, CAAACGTTACTATAAGGTTTCCTGATGGACAGGAAATCAAAAAAAATGAAATTGAAAAATTGGAAGTTTATACTGGAAGTTATGGAGAAAAAGGCGAAAATTACGGCGTTTCAGAAAATAACGGGGAAATAAATATTGGAACTAGAGAATTGGAGGCTAATAATGGACTTACATTTATGCTAAATTTAAAAACAGATAAGATAAGTCCGACTTTGGCAGATAAGCTGCAAATTGTATATCTTTCCAATCCTGCAGTAATAATTTTGCCATTTTTGTTATTATTTCTTACAATTTATTCAATCATAACGTGGAATCTTTTTGGAAGGGATCCGCAAGGAAAATCTATAATTCCAGAATTTAATTTGCCGAAAGACATTTCTCCGATGTTTGCAGCATATATAAATGGTGAAAGGGACATAGCGGAAATATTAAATGCAGGAATATTTACATTACTGTCAAAAGGTTTTATAGTAGCCAAAAAAATTAATGGTGAAATTAAATATAACAAGGAATCTAAGACAGTGTATACACAGAAAACAGAACTGTCGGAAGAGGAAAGAATGCTATTTGATGCTCTTTCTTCAAAAAAGAATAATATTTTTGATAATGAAAAACAGCTTTATAATACTGGAAATAGTATTATTAAAATTTTGAAGGAAAAATATCATAGATTAATTTATAAAAACAATGGCAGTTTTTTAGTTCCATTTTATTTTGCAATTCCTATTTTTATGATTTTTATATTTTCACAGACAAATTTTGAGATTTTCAATCCTTTTATAATATTGTATGTATTTATAGCGTTAGGATCATTTTTTCATAGAATTTGGATAACTGTTAGTAAAAAACTGTTAACAGGACTAATAATTATAGCGATTTTAGGTATATCTTTTTATCAGGGAATTGAGATTTTTGTTTTTGTAACATATTTTGTAGCATTATTTATTATTTATGCAAAATTAATTGGAAAATATACAAATGAAGGGCTGAGAAAAAAAGAATACCTGAAAGGTATGAAAATGTATATAAAAACAGCGGAAGAGAATCAGATAAGAAAATTTGACAATGTAAAGGAATTAATCGAATATTTTAATGGAATTTTGCCTTTTGCAGTAGCGCTTGGAGTAAAAAATGAGACAATAAAATTAATGAAAAAAACAATAAAATTATATAACTTTGATATAAATGAATCTTATATAAATAGCCACACTCATATGTATGCTTATAGTAACTACAGTTTTACGAACGCATTTTCAAGAAGTTACAGTAGTGGAAAATCGCAAATAATGAGTGAAAAATTTAGTTCATCCAAGAGTGGCTCAGGCGGAGGCGGCTTCTTTAGTGGAGGCGGTTTCTCTGGCGGAGGTTCCGGCGGGGGAGGTGGAGGAAGCTGGTAGAAATACTGGCTTTTTTCTTATTGTAAAGTAATCTTTTTTAGTTTATAATATTGGTAGAAAATATTAATTTTAAAAATTTATGTAGCAATCCTGGTTTAAAATAAAGGTAGAAGAGTCGTATCTATAGCAAATACGTTGTTTTTTACATATTTTTACTCCAAATTTTAAGTGGATTGACTATGATAACAAATATTATTAAATTAAAAAAATATGAAGAAAGGAAAGGGGATGAAAAATGGAAAATAAAAAGCGATTACCAATAGGAATATCTGATTTTAAAAGAATAATAGAAGAAAGTTACTATTATGTTGATAAAACAGGATTGATTAGCAGCATTTTAAAAGATGGAGCAAATGTAAATCTATTCACTCGTCCAAGAAGATTTGGGAAAACGCTTAATATGTCGATGTTAAGATATTTTTTTGATTTTGAAAATAGGGAAGAAAATAAAAAATTATTTGACAATCTTAATATCTCAGAAAGTGAATATGCAAGTGAACAGGGGAAATATCCAGTAATATTCGTGAGTTTCAAGAATATTGAGGAAAATGAGTGGGAAGACTGCTATTTTGAAATAAAAAACTTGATAAATAAATTGTATAATGACTTTGAATTTATAAGAAAAAACTTGAATCAGAGTGAATTAATGGAATTTGACAAGATATGGCTGAAACAGAAAGAGGCAGATTGGAAAAATTCTTTAAAAATTTTGACAAAATATCTGTATGATTATTATGGGAAAAAGAAAGTTGTCGTTTTGATTGATGAATACGATACTCCGATAATTCAGTCATATCAGGCAGGGTACTATAAAAAGGCAATTTCGTTTTTCAAAAGATTTTATGGGGAAGCCTTGAAGGATAATGAATATTTGCAATTTGGTATTATGACAGGAATTTTACGGATTGCAAAAGAGGGAATTTTTTCAGGGCTTAACAATTTGAAAGTAAATACAATATTTAGTGAAAAATATTCTGAGTTTTTTGGACTTACAGAAAATGAAGTCATAAGAGCTGTGAAATATTATGAGCTTGAATATGAACTGGAGGAAGTTAAGAAATGGTATGACGGGTATCAGTTTGGAGATAGTGAAATCTATAATCCTTGGTCGATTATTAATTTTTTGTCAGCTGGGCAATTACGTCCTTACTGGATTGGTGTTTCAGGGAATAAATTGATAGATGAAATGCTTGATGAAGGGAATAAGGAAATATTTGATGATTTGGGGAAATTATTTAATAAGGAAAAAATTTATAAGGAAATAAATGATTATTCTGAATTTACTTTTGATATGGATGATATATGGCAATTATTTCTGTATGCGGGCTATTTGACGATTGGTGGGGAAAAAGTAGATAATGAGTATCCTATAAGGATACCAAATAACGAAATACTGGAGTTTTTTGAGAACAGGTTTATTGCCAGATTTATTAGAAAAACTCAAAAATTTACAAATATTATAAAAGACTTGAAAAAGGGGGAAATAGAAGAATTTGCAAAAGGGCTTCAAGATGAGATATTATCGTCGCTAAGTTATTTTGATACAGATAAGGACGAGAAATATTACAAAGTATTTTTAATAGGGATTTTCATAGTTCTGGGAAATGACTATATCAGGCTTTCTGAAAGGGAAAGTGGTTATGGAAGGGCTGATTTGGTACTTGAGCCTAAAAATAAGGGAAATCCAGCATATATTTTTGAATTTAAAGTGGCAGGTAATGAAGAGGAAATGGAAAATTATGCAAAAGAAGGATTTGAGCAGATAAAAGAGAAGGAATATGATATAGAGCTGAAAAATCGTGGAGTTAAGGAAATTATCCACATTGGGCTTGGATTTTACCGGAAGAAATTAAGAATGAAGCATGAGAAGATAAGTTTTTGATTTGTAGTTAAGGTAAAAAAATTTTAATTTAAGTATTGATTTTCTAAAAT is a window encoding:
- a CDS encoding DUF2207 domain-containing protein; protein product: MTCFQNKKISILFVFLMVFLLNSSRLAAVILHSEKIRNYEVTVQINRNGTLTVNEVIDYQFGEEPKHGIYRDIPLRSKIGGFDVHKSFVKMNWIKRDGEDEEYTKNHFYEGIRYRIGSKTKLVNLDRIGSRYELNYDIYNAVFEKDGIYQIYYNAIGQFWNVPIEEANVTIRFPDGQEIKKNEIEKLEVYTGSYGEKGENYGVSENNGEINIGTRELEANNGLTFMLNLKTDKISPTLADKLQIVYLSNPAVIILPFLLLFLTIYSIITWNLFGRDPQGKSIIPEFNLPKDISPMFAAYINGERDIAEILNAGIFTLLSKGFIVAKKINGEIKYNKESKTVYTQKTELSEEERMLFDALSSKKNNIFDNEKQLYNTGNSIIKILKEKYHRLIYKNNGSFLVPFYFAIPIFMIFIFSQTNFEIFNPFIILYVFIALGSFFHRIWITVSKKLLTGLIIIAILGISFYQGIEIFVFVTYFVALFIIYAKLIGKYTNEGLRKKEYLKGMKMYIKTAEENQIRKFDNVKELIEYFNGILPFAVALGVKNETIKLMKKTIKLYNFDINESYINSHTHMYAYSNYSFTNAFSRSYSSGKSQIMSEKFSSSKSGSGGGGFFSGGGFSGGGSGGGGGGSW
- a CDS encoding AAA family ATPase, whose translation is MENKKRLPIGISDFKRIIEESYYYVDKTGLISSILKDGANVNLFTRPRRFGKTLNMSMLRYFFDFENREENKKLFDNLNISESEYASEQGKYPVIFVSFKNIEENEWEDCYFEIKNLINKLYNDFEFIRKNLNQSELMEFDKIWLKQKEADWKNSLKILTKYLYDYYGKKKVVVLIDEYDTPIIQSYQAGYYKKAISFFKRFYGEALKDNEYLQFGIMTGILRIAKEGIFSGLNNLKVNTIFSEKYSEFFGLTENEVIRAVKYYELEYELEEVKKWYDGYQFGDSEIYNPWSIINFLSAGQLRPYWIGVSGNKLIDEMLDEGNKEIFDDLGKLFNKEKIYKEINDYSEFTFDMDDIWQLFLYAGYLTIGGEKVDNEYPIRIPNNEILEFFENRFIARFIRKTQKFTNIIKDLKKGEIEEFAKGLQDEILSSLSYFDTDKDEKYYKVFLIGIFIVLGNDYIRLSERESGYGRADLVLEPKNKGNPAYIFEFKVAGNEEEMENYAKEGFEQIKEKEYDIELKNRGVKEIIHIGLGFYRKKLRMKHEKISF